ATGGTCATACACCCACTGGACAGTCTGGTGGGAGGGCTTTGTTGTTGCCCCCTCGACAGGAACATATAGAAGAGACAAAAGGTTTTGATCATACATCCACTGGAGAAGCAGGGGTTGTGTGTGCCCCATCTACTGGAGCTACTGCAAAGGACAGATTGTACTGGTCATACATCCTCTGGAGATTCTTAAGGGGATAGAGCATCTTGAAGGGACAGAATGAGTTGATCATACAGCCACTGGAGGGAATAGAAATGGTAATTTCTGCATCTACTGGAGGGGACAGTGCTTTGATGTAGTGGTCATACATACAATAGAGGGTGCAAAAATTGTTATTGCTTGTCTGTTAAAACGTCTGTAAAGGGTCACAGTTTGCCATGACCTCAACTAATGTAGCGTCAGGACGCTATAGAATGTACTGGTCATACGTCCAATGGAGGGGTAGAAATTGTCACTGTCCATCTAGTGAAGTCTGGTTGGAACAGGGTTTGGCCCTAAATATATACTGGTCTGGATTGGGGTTGTCCCATTATCTTACAGCACAGTTTTATTGATGCTCATACAGAGGAGTGATCGTCCCATCTTTCCACTCAATCAGGATCTCTCCATGTCTCAAGGTTGGAGAGTTAGGATTCTGTCCTGGCTGCTCGGAGGGAGCAGCTGTGCCCGTTAGAGGCGATTGCTCATGTGTAGAACCCAATTTATGGATTGGTTTCACAGCACTTGGCATTGCAGACAACAGCTTCCTTTTCctggaaaataataattaaaacataaattaatatatatatatttttttgtttaattcagTATAGaggtagcagtgtgtgtgtgtgtgtgcttgtatttctATAAATAAACACAATGTACTATTTATGATTGTGACCTTACGTTTACGCAAACAGGAAAACTGTGAGAAAACAGTGAATTTTTGGAAAACTtgtaaaaacaaaagtaaaagcaGTGGCCATATATTATAAAGTAAAATGGATGAGATGACCcttaatctgttttatatatttctcaTTACATAATATTTGACATGTTAAtttttgacatttaaaaaaaatatcttacagTTTTTAAGTCTTTTATAAGAGGATTTATCCACGTTTGGTCACGTTGTGTAGcacatttgggcagcacggtggctcagtggttagcacttctgcctcacagcactgaggtcatgagtttgacccCAGAGCAGGTCTCCTGAAAGTTATTTCAGCAGGAGATTTGAATATTAAATTCCCAGAACAGACTTAGTGACGGTGGGGTGGTAAGTGGCCTTATCACTCTGCGTGGACAGGGGTGAAGAACGCACTCCCTGCCACTGAGCAGGTGCAGAGGTCTAGGCTGATTCACATGCAAGATTCCTGACTCATCCTGGGCTGGTTAGTGGACAGCAGAGCaccatgtaaaatgtgtatataatCATGTATTCCATCTGTGTGTAACATCTGTATGTATCACTTAGATCAGGTGTAGTGTCTGTTCTAGGATGGGCTGGTCACCCCTCTCGCAATGGGCAGACTATCTTGGCATAGAAAGCTGGGGACATAAGTGCCATGTGTAGCGATCCAGGAGTGCCCAGAAAACACTACGGAGTGATGAAAACATTTATAAAGGTGGGGACacaatttcactgtacaaatttatttctttatatttcatCATTCTGTCACCTGCACTGTTTAGTTTTTGTATTTTTCCTGAATTGGCAGGGTGCTGGTTTGCACTTATCCTTGTGATCTTCAATCATCATCGtcacatatttatatagcgccactaattccgcagcgctgtacggagaactcactcacatcagtccctgccccattggggcttacagtctaaattccctaacacacacacacagacacagacatacacacagactagggtcaatttgacagcagccaattaaccatcgagtatgtttttggagtgtgagaggaaacccacacaagcacttctgcctcacagcactggggtcctgagttcaatttccgaccatggccttatttgtgtggagtttccacacaaataaggccatggtcggaaattgaactcaggaccccagtgctgtgaggcagaagtgctaatcactgagtcactgtgctgcccaatctcCATGATCTATGGGTGATGTGTACCTGAGGCTCCAACTTCTAGGGGcagattggtcataggccttacaGGGAAAGTTACCGGTAGGCCGGTGTCCTAATGAGGCCACCTGacgtttctttttctttttttttaattgcagctTTTTTTTCACCAAGGAAGGTGACTGGTCCCCTTCCCCGGGACCAGCCTACTTCCTGCAAGTGGCCGCGGATCTGTGGTCCTTCCCCCATGTGTGCGGCCTATCACAGAAGAATTAGATATCACATGgcctggcatcatcatcatcatcatcatcgtcattcatttatatagcgccactgattccgtagcgctgtacagagaactcattcacatcagtccctgccccattggagcttacagtctaaattccctattatatacacacacacacacacacacagactagggtcaattttgatagcagccaatcaacctaccagtatgtttttggagtgtgggaggaaaccggagcacccggaggaaacccacgcaaacacagggagaacatacaaactccacacagataaggccatagtcaggaattgaactcatgaccccagcgctgtgaggcagaagtgctatccactaagcccccgtgctcagagccgtaactagggtggtacagacggtgccgtcgccccgggcgcaagcccaagggggcgcagcagccgcccgctacctagccctatcttctgcggacgtcatgagagagagagagattaactttccgcagtggaacgcatgtgcgttccaccaacaggaagttcggcatttggaacgcttgACGTCCGTGTGTATTAGTCCCTTTCAGAAGCTGGATGGAATGCTGCAGTCACGCCAGATCCAGGAGTTAATCACCCTCCAATTTATATAGGAGAGGTAACAAGCTCTGCAGATAGAAACCGGACACGGAAAGGGATATACTGCCACTAACTGTAAGTGAACGTTTCCACTATTCCTGGACACCTATGCCAATATTCAGGATTTACAAACATTAGGAGGAATGTTCATTCAGGACATTGTTTATAAATAGAAGCTTTGTGAATTTTAACTGGTTGTCATCTTTTAACCATTTCACATGTTTGCCTCAGTGCTGAACACTGATAAGAAATAACTTTCATTTCATGTGTGCATAATATTACAGAGacttataaatgtatacaattgtgttttatgtatggtttttttctggacagaattgtacattatgtaagttgaatttaaccaaacatttgaagtaatatgtaattaatatccAATAAAGGATAATGAATTGTACAATCACAGAGCCCTAAACTATGCGAAATGGATTTTTCTGAATGGCTTAGACATTTTTAAGTAATGTGGCCATTTAACAAAAGTCTAAcaggagatatcggagatatcttcctcattaagcaaattatcgcacaatccagcagtccccataatactcaatggggactgtggtgtcccattggtatatatatatatatctcatgcatttgcaaatatgtgtaacagaattatttcagtaaggtgctagccacacccccacaataggttggccacacccacttgtcaaatgccactcccacttatatggggggcgccggtgccttgtctcgcccagggcactaaaatgtctagttacggcacagCCCGTGCTGCCCGGcatcatgtgacaggtgccgttccATGTGAGCAGATAAGCGCCACTGGAAGCTGCTGAAAGGTAAGTGTGggcacagtggggggggggggctgttggctatgtgtgtgtgagagagcagCAGAGGGGGGTGCtgttgactgtgtgtgtgtgagtgagggaagcagtggggggggggactgttggctatgtgtgtgtgggcagcagaggaggggcgAAAGGCaatggtgtgtgtgagggcagcggggggggggttaatggcaatgctgtgtgtgtgagggcagcgggggggggggttaatggcaatgctgtgtgtgtgagggcagcaggggggctgTTAACAATGTGAGTGTGAGGGCAGTGGGGGAGGAGCTGAtggcaatggtgtgtgtgtgtgtgagggcagcagggggggcttatggcaatgtaatgtgtgtgtgatggcaaagggggcttgtggtaatgtaatatgggtgtgaggtaggtgttggctaattaagaggtgtgattttgtttgtgggatgatggtggggcaatttaatttaatagagggtcctattagtttaagatggggtggtttggggggtattaattgaatatgggggtgagtttgggaagaatgaggtctatttattaaatgggactatgaattatttaatggcagtggaggttgcgggaaataggtagatttattaaacataaatgctattttttGCTGTGGCGGTGGGCgttctctactgtaatttgggtgggaggtaggctattaatttaatggtggactgtgggttggCGCTAATTATTTATGGGTGCTAGTAATTTATTtgtgggtcctattaatttaaggtgaggtgacgggacctttaatggtggggtggtttggggctattaattgaatgtggggctgagtatgagaaagagggctatttattaaatgcgaatatgaattattttatgcAGGCATGGTCGTgagaaatggctatatttattaaaagtaaatgctattaatttattgctggggctgtttggagggagggaaataggtttatttattaaatgtgaatactagtattttaatattggggctattAAATGTGGTTgctgtattgatttaacaccggagctcattggagttttctaaatttcatgtactcattttttttcccaaatagggcccccagcatccaggatccagacaagcagcaactgatcaagagacaccagcagccacaggtggggaaagcaacaagaacaggtaggagagagcaggacagtctgacaactgtatgtttctatattggcagttcctctgcaccatgttattaaataaatacaaatatgtatattgtgatgacattttctgttaccaGGTTTCTACTTCTACATTCAGTTGCTCATTTTGTCCTACTTTCTATGTATTAATGCACCCATCACTTGTACACAGAGGACGCAGCCATTATGCGgatgaaccaataatcatacgTCCCAattccagcgggacagtcctgatttagggctctgtcccatgagAGGGAATGTTGGAGAGAGtgtggtatgtaatgggcagtctagcactttggtggcatagtcaactttgtactaatcccacccacttttgtgttggccccgcctacagttgatatggttccgcccacatgaggccacttccagatttttttccagggccactttatgttcccaatccgtCCCTGCCCCACTTCCCtgatgggggtggggggtgcaCAAGATTTCAGACTCTGGCAGAGacctcggtggatcccagggtaAGGAGAAGAACATATATATCTAGCAGAATCACCGCATTCCTAAATAGTGAAGATTAGCCCAGCCTCCTGATCGAGTACATTAAGGCAATCCTCTGACACTGAAAGGGTTAACAGAGACTAACAATAGGACTGTGCATTGTTTAAGCTGTGCAGGACTCTCATACATAGGCAGTGATCCCAaatcaataaaacaaaatgaCTGTATTGGACTTACTTATTGACGCGGACATTCAGCATCAGTATGATCACCCCCAGTATAAACGTGAGCGGGCTCAGGATTAACATGGCCGTTTTCCAGCCGGTTCCTAGGGAAAGAGAACCCGATATTGGAATTATTTCTCCTCTGACCATTTTCTGGAACATTTCACCTTTTTGTTACCCAAATACAAAGCTACAAAGTCACCTGAGACTGACTCTATGAGAGATCTAAGTCAGTAGAAAGAAATCTGTCAGGCTTTAGGATACCACCATTCAGCGACCAACAAAGTAGCCAGCTATGGGCATcaagacataaaataataatgtggaACTTTAATTTAAATATCCTGTGGCTTCTACAATCTACCTGCAGTCGTACTTGAACCTGTTGGAAGTTATGTGATCCTACAActcatttgtgtatatatatttttttgcaagttCTGAAAGATCACATCTGCCAGCAGTTCTTACTTTCAAGGGGAAGGACGATATTTGTGGGTCAAAGGGGATGTGGCCCAACCGAAATGGGCGTGACCTCTTCCAAAATGGCTGCAGTTATGGGCAGTCTGGGGAGTGGTTGAGGTGGGGGAGTGGCAGTATGTCCACGTTCTCCAATCGGGATGTTGGTAATGTATGCTGTATAAATAGATAGATCTCTCTGCGCTTTCCCTGTCACAGTGCTGTCTCCATGGTAACGGTACCCCTTTCAGAGCACATGCTCTGTTCTGTTCCCCTCTACAGTCAGTGCCAACTACATGGAAAACACTTAACGTGTGTCTATAGCTTAGATATAGGGGAGCAGCAAGCGTGTGAGCTGAACAAATATTCCTGAAAATGCAGCTTATCAGTTCACAAGAAACTAGTGACATCTGTGAACCGTGAGGCACGAGgcatttaaaccatacttgccaactctcccggaatgtccgggagactcccgtattccgggtgggtctcccgggaatgtatggcagtctcccgtatctgcccacttcctagtgaagtgggcaggattaggtccaaaatgccgcgattctccgggaattgcGGCATTACGTCATGATTTTCGGGTCCCCGCCGCCCACACACCTACCTCCGCCCGGCAGCTCCTGGAtgccaactagaagaagttggcaagtatgatttaaaccactggtttctcagtgatgtcactagtttgtaatgaattgataggctgaatagaTTTGTTCAGACTGCCTCCATTGAGTGTGTGGGCCATGGGTGTAATGTAAGAAGCCTATATGGCAGTGTGCACTAATTCTAATGAGAGCGCAACATTTCTAACAGAAGCTCTTATACCTCTCCTCAATGTCCCGGAATATCTTGCATAGGTGAATTATTTTACTTGACTGGACCAGCAATTATCTCTCATGTTATTGTGTAAGGAAATCCAAAAAACCTGACCTGTTGGAGAAACTACCGGCCAACGACTCTACGACAAAGGAACAGGCTTTATACCTTATGTCATTTTATCTCTGTTTTTCATATTTGTTTAGTTCCCCCTTAAAACATACCTATAATGTAACATCATTTTACTacttgtatttaatttttaataattaatCACGGCTCCACTTTTAGTTACTGaagttatatgcacatacatgATAACGTTACTCACTCTCTTCCTCGAACACATAgatcctctcacttagtctctcCCAGGAGCTGGCGGACTGCTGATCGGCTGAAAGATGAGTAACAATAGAACTAAATCAgacatgaatataaaatattttatccaGGTGATTGAGACTAATCTGCAGACTCTGGGCTCCCCCACCATAGTTCTGtccccagggccgccgagaggggggtgggggggggggggggtactaacTACCTGGGCCTGTGCCCTCACtctgatgtttttttatttatttttttaaacttttcttttttctaaatgtttttttgtttttttccaggtgtgacatcatcacgtcacgcccgacatccagtgAAGAGCCGCGCACAGAaggagacagaagacagaagtgagaagaaaagaaaataaagatgaaagaaagcagtacagaggtaagtgaaagaagagaaatgcagagaggcacagggggttaaagaaaggagggaaaaaagcagcatggcacagggggttaaagaaaggagggatagaagcagcatggcacagggggttaaagaaaggagagatagaagcagcatggcacagggggttaaagaaaagagggacaaaagcagcatggcacagggggttaaagaaaggagagatagaagcagcatggcacagggggttaaagaaaagagggacaaaagcagcatggcacagggggttaaagaaaggagagatagaagcagcatggcacagggggttaaagaaaagagggacaaaagcagcatggcacagggggttaaagaaggagggacaaaagcagcatggcacagggggttaaagaaaagagggacaaaagcagcatggcacagggggttaaagaaggagggacaaaagcagcatggcacagggggttaaagaaaagagggacaaaggcagcatggcacagggggttaaagaaaagagggacaaaagcagcatggcacagggggttaaagaaaagagggacaaaatcagcatggcacagggggatgaaaaaagaggggcaaaggcaacatggcacagtgggataaaaaaaagagggacaaaggcagcctggcacagggggataaagaaaagagggacaaaagcagcatggcacagggggttaaagaaaagagggacaaaagcagcatggcacagggggatgaaaaaagaggggcaaaggcaacatggcacagtgggataaagaaaagagggacaaaggtagcagggcacagggggataaagaaaagagggacaaaggcagcatggcacagggggatgatgaaaggagggggcaaaggcagcatggcacaggcagatgaagaaaggggcaaaggcagcatggagggcgcagtgtgatcataagggggcatagcgtggtgatgataaaggggcacagtaatgtgtgtgtgatggcacggagcttttggcaatgtagtgtgtgtgaggtagatggtggctaattattggttgctattttgtttgcggggtaatgggaatactattttaatgttggggctggaggaaggcctaattattaatcatggatgctattgatttaacggtggggctggctgtaattttctaaatgtagccatttttttccaaataggtcctccaacattccaggatccagacaagcagcaactaaagaaaccagcagccacatgtggtaaaagtgagaagaacaggtaggacagagcagtatagtgtgtgaaatgttgtgattctagtagggacaatgccaatgtttggtgagcccagtgggtgcagaccaagactgaactctttctgtacacactgcattctttctatactacacaagggtgctagatgtcctgaaagtcaggagtgcttggacatatgtgacgctccggtgaattcaggacctattgattttgatgtgctaaccacgccccaatggcgcattgccacgcccccaatcgtgtgaccacacccctgaaaatttttccaactataaggggggccccatgaatttgttgtaccggggccctgaattccttttggcagccctgTCTGTCCCCCTGGGATAAATGGGACACTGGCTCTTTCCAGTGTGATGTATACTGTGATATATGAATGTACAGATCGACTAATTATGGGCGAATTTCACTGTCTAGATGTGTACTTGGTATTGTAAATATGGTTTATCCTTTTAATTAGTTTTATGCATGGCAGGTAATCAGGGAGACACTAGGGTGCGCTCTTGTCccagggcatattcaatttgctAAATATTAGGCAGTCCAAAAGAGTTATATTATGGAGACATACAGGAAGTTGTATAATATTTACTCATATGTTCTGGAGTGTTCCATAACGTCTGTTGACCACCTTATACAAAATACCTGCTGATAACATTTTCATATATAATAGTTCCAGATGTTTATCAAACCTGAAGATATTGTGATATAAGTGATTCGCAGTTTAAGACTTTTCCCTATTCAAAGCAGACGtcttctaaaaaaaacaattagaggTCACTACAGGAAGCCTGACATGACTGATAACAGAGAGCAACAGCTCCCAGCTGCATAGAAACTGTAGATGTCAAATATCTCAAGTTCTGTCAACGTATGGAAACATTTACATATGGAATACTTGTGAATATTTTTAGCAGATCATTTTATAAAAGGTAGCTTCTATATTaggtttagtgtttttttttagttccaacaaacacctccaatttttttgagaaataaaaggttctctattaaaaataggaaaatgtgttgaatatatcactttttttcttctAGTGAGGTCCTGTTTTTAGTATTattccaaaatataaatacataaataagttACTAAACCACCAGGATTGGTCCTGCTATTCCTGGAAACAACTAATATCTGCTTGTTTTGCTCTCCCTCTCAGTCgtattttaagttttattttctttcactGGCTCAAAAAGACAGATCTGCTGTTATAAGTCCTCTGTAGAATTTacatcaaacaaaataaatataatacaatgatTTCTACTGTACAACTGAGAATATGGAGCTGAGAGACGCTGAGATTGTCACTGAACCAGAACGGAAAGTCGTGTAGAGAAGACTCACCAGCGTCCAGGTCTGTGTAGACCTGTCCAGGAATCTGAGTGGTTGTCCTGTCACTCACATGTGGGTGTCTGGGGGAAGATTTCAGGCTCTCTGTCGTGCTGCTGAATTTAGcttataaaacacaaaatacaaatttaattacAACCAATAAACCAGCCAACTGCAATGTCACAGATacaatgtatcaaaccttctataaaggaaaagtagagatgttgcctgtagcaaccaatcagattctagctatcatgtatctagtacattctagagaattacaactagaatctgattggttgcaacacatccacttttcctttttagaaggtttgatacatttactgtcTCTCAAGATGTTGCACATTTTGAGGCCCTCACTAATTACATTGTAAATATTCACTGCATTTATGTTAGTGCATTtatggttttatatattttttatatttatgttactgcattactggttttatatttatgttactgcataACTGGTTTTATACTTATGTTACTGCATATTTCTCACTGCACTATCATTACACTAGAAATACACTctgatatttatatgtgtgtgttaccctCAGTTAAAGCTGCCTTTAGATCAGTATCCTACCGAACTGGGCAGTTAATGGGACTTAGTGGTAATCTTATTAATAAAGCAGAAACATAACGGGGATAAGAATAGGTGTGAACCTCTTCTTTACCGTGGAGAAAACCGTTTGCGGGATTTGAACCAATATTCGTGAGAACGCCGTCTATCTGTTCTCTAGAAATCCGAGTTATCACCGACACACTCTATATTTCCTATTTGTTCAGCAgagaaaatggctacctccacggttgtacttaaattaaatttaatattatCAAACAAGTTGTAAAAATTAAGTTTACGTTTATGTGATATAACCATACAGATGGGGCGAAGTTAACTGAGACGAAATGTGACAATTAGTCCCAGGATGCATGAATCAGGACGAGTTTAAGGATGCAGCATTAATATACTTGTGTATGAGTGGATGCAGCCAATATAATACAACCTGCTTCATCTGTACATCTATTATGTCAGGTGATATTAGTATTAGAAATCTAAATATATAGTGTGTTGGCCATGCTTATAATGTGTCACATGATTATTTTGGGGTCACATGACTCCTCGTGGTAGAGATTAAATAACAGTTGGTTAGTTTTCCATGATGCATTGCTCCTTTTACATTCATAAAGCCCGTCAGTGACGTCCTCCCACTCTCGCTGGACGTGAGTAGGGCTTGTGAAGGTCTCCCCGCAGACCGCCGAGTCCAGTGGCGTTTTCCAAGCGCTGAACTTGTCTATTCCGTTTGACACAAACACTTTCTTGGTCccttgtttggcagtcagatggagcTCATGACCATAGAGAGTGAGGTGACCCCTCTTGTCGCAGACCCAAGCCTGATTCCTTCTGCCCTCGCAAGGTTCCATCCCCAACGTGGGCAGATGCAGCGTTTTCATCACTGTCAGGCACCGGTTGCTCATCACGTTGATGAGGGAGTTGGAGCTCCTGTCCCAGGTCCATTGTTGATGAAGAGATTGAACCTTACACTTTGCCAGAGAGACTCTGCCGGTGTCCTCAGCCGCATGAATACACTTCTCCAGCTGGACGTTCCTTATCATGACGCTCTGGCCCTCGGTGACTATGGGAAGTAAgtcaatattttataaatagtttTTGTTTGATACCGTTGGCTATTATGACACTTTACACAGAAatatttctcatgctcagaatcTTTAAAAAGAGACAAACATTTCTCATCCTACCCCTTGACGGCTCTAACCCATTAAATCCATTTTAAATAATGTTGACAGTGCTGGACGTTGCCCCTAAATGTTGATTTATGTACCCAAATGACAGTGAACTGTAATTTAGtgatctatgtgatgttaaatactttcgtgtcaaaaagtattataggagtgatacctttattgactaacccaaaaaaaaaaatgattgattatatttgctagctttcagagcacagaggccccttcatcagtttacaaatgaatgactgaggaaaaggcacaacatttatgagctgttacatcaagaaatatGTACAGGAGGGGGGGATACATAATTaaaataagctaaagtaataaaacgaaGGTTTTTGTTACGGgtggaagagtaaaagtcttaAGAGTTCAGAGATGTGGAGTCAATTTGctgtgtgtccatgtagtgggtcataaatccaggtgttagattgagcccttgagttaatgactggaatgttcgtatcagtttgaattcccatatttttctctccctggaccaggacacagtatggcagatttaaaagtcttaatactaaaaagtatttttaaaaattacagggagagaaaaatatgggaattcaaactgataagaaccGTATTAACATAAGTCACACCAATACACAGATGAGCACTTAGAAGGGGGGAGGTGTCCATTGTCCAGAAAGCCCCCTCCAACATTGaaatataaaagatataacaTCTGCTACCTTTATGTGCTGGTGTGAACAAATATCACTACTAGTAAGTATCCTGTGATCTGCCTACACCTGCTATATTGCTATATTGACCAACAAAACATTTCCGTCTTCCGTCTCCCAGCTTTCCTTTGTGACCTATACTGTCTTCCATCCCACGGCCTCACTTTGTGGAACCCAGCACTGTAATATAATGCTCTGCTCGCTATGTCCTGATCCAAAGTAATGGATCAGGAGGAAGCAGCCACAGTCTCCAGCACAGAGGCGCTGCGGCAGCTGTACCAAATTCCCACAAGTAAGCGGTTCCAGGTGCCGGTGAGGAATTTTGGTGGTGGCAGCGACTATTATCCAACAACTGGGGGTATCACGGGGGTGGGCATATGGCACCTCCAGTCTGTGGGCCTGCTTCATCAAGGCACAAATACTGAGCACAATGTGCTTTTGTTTTACAATGCACGGAATTCCGGCATACGCAcccccgaattcaacaaggaacggaactgaagatacgtgtgctgatgaattcgggtgtaggactgctcatatatattaatgtcacatGTAATTAAtgaaggttgaaaaaaaaaagtgttttatttttttttttttttcccatgaaacacatttattaggataaaAAGGATAAAATGTTCTTCCTGCGCTCCTATATGATAAGGGGAGGGGATGGGGAATGCAGCCCAAATCTCTTGAAAGTACCTACTAAACTTTCAAATTTATAAAGTATTGCACAGAGTTTAGAATGAGGCGCAAA
The Mixophyes fleayi isolate aMixFle1 chromosome 1, aMixFle1.hap1, whole genome shotgun sequence DNA segment above includes these coding regions:
- the LOC142102052 gene encoding uncharacterized protein LOC142102052 is translated as MGFCKLYLVALTLCVLFQVTEGQSVMIRNVQLEKCIHAAEDTGRVSLAKCKVQSLHQQWTWDRSSNSLINVMSNRCLTVMKTLHLPTLGMEPCEGRRNQAWVCDKRGHLTLYGHELHLTAKQGTKKVFVSNGIDKFSAWKTPLDSAVCGETFTSPTHVQREWEDVTDGLYESKFSSTTESLKSSPRHPHVSDRTTTQIPGQVYTDLDAADQQSASSWERLSERIYVFEEERTGWKTAMLILSPLTFILGVIILMLNVRVNKKRKLLSAMPSAVKPIHKLGSTHEQSPLTGTAAPSEQPGQNPNSPTLRHGEILIEWKDGTITPLYEHQ